Proteins encoded within one genomic window of Sulfurovum sp. XGS-02:
- a CDS encoding O-antigen ligase family protein, with the protein MPPYLGFGIGGEGFAISLKRILLIILFISLTLSLTQNLKHIAQRMSPVYQQNRAMINILLLFFVVKLFSLTMNSREVSQYIMILIEFLSSVFIIILTILLIHTKESIDQLVKIIFYGYTIVLIFVLLEFILKYPIYGTLASDKIMLLTDATMGLTRSGMYRVRTSFLNSIVLGQYLVILFPMVVAYIYKNNYSLLLKMIYLLLFIFAIYSTGSRSAIVMSMILVYIYLVLNIYRRGKEYRLIAHMLNVIVIGVVFYFLFNYIHMLIMNFHGRFDLLSGGEEVRSSTSRALQYVAVYDKIQEAPFFGFGKERNFVTKFDFYAIDNYYFWIILEVGLIGTLLYLLFYYFLIKTALNLYKRSHRHYYLLPTLIGILLIIGSMFLVQPPDNHIYLYLFAGLICVMKALQTNKKVLM; encoded by the coding sequence ATGCCGCCATATTTAGGATTCGGTATAGGAGGTGAAGGTTTTGCTATCTCATTAAAAAGAATTTTATTGATCATTTTATTTATCTCATTGACCCTTTCTCTGACTCAAAACTTGAAACATATTGCTCAACGGATGTCACCGGTATATCAGCAAAATAGAGCCATGATAAACATATTGCTACTATTTTTTGTTGTAAAACTGTTTTCTCTAACCATGAACAGTAGAGAAGTATCACAATATATTATGATCCTTATAGAATTTCTCTCTTCCGTGTTTATTATAATATTGACAATCCTTTTGATCCATACAAAAGAGAGTATTGACCAATTGGTCAAGATCATTTTTTATGGCTATACCATAGTTTTGATATTTGTCTTGCTTGAGTTTATATTAAAGTATCCCATATATGGGACCTTGGCTTCAGATAAAATTATGTTGCTTACGGATGCAACCATGGGTTTAACAAGAAGCGGAATGTATCGTGTAAGGACAAGTTTTCTTAATTCCATTGTCCTAGGCCAATATCTTGTTATCTTATTTCCTATGGTAGTAGCCTATATCTATAAAAACAATTACTCTTTACTGTTGAAAATGATCTATCTACTATTGTTCATATTCGCAATCTATTCAACTGGGTCACGATCGGCTATTGTAATGTCAATGATCCTGGTTTATATCTATTTGGTCCTAAACATCTATAGAAGGGGTAAAGAGTATAGATTGATTGCACACATGTTAAATGTTATTGTGATTGGTGTGGTTTTCTATTTTCTATTCAATTATATCCATATGTTAATCATGAATTTTCATGGCCGTTTTGACCTGCTTAGTGGAGGGGAAGAAGTAAGAAGTTCAACTTCCAGGGCACTTCAATATGTGGCTGTGTATGATAAAATACAAGAGGCACCTTTTTTTGGGTTTGGAAAAGAGAGAAATTTCGTAACCAAATTTGATTTTTATGCCATAGATAATTATTATTTCTGGATCATCCTGGAAGTTGGTCTCATTGGGACTTTACTCTATTTGTTATTTTATTATTTTTTAATAAAGACAGCTCTGAACCTCTATAAAAGATCTCATAGACACTATTATCTTTTGCCTACCCTGATAGGAATATTACTTATCATAGGTTCTATGTTTTTGGTACAACCTCCGG